In Callithrix jacchus isolate 240 chromosome 18, calJac240_pri, whole genome shotgun sequence, one DNA window encodes the following:
- the LOC100393381 gene encoding olfactory receptor 10R2-like yields the protein MANSSSVTEFLLLGFSSLGELQLVLFVVFLCLYLIILSGNIIIISVIHLDHSLHTPMYFFLGVLSISEIFYTIVILPKMLINLFSVLRTLSFVSCATQMFFFLGFAVTNCLLLGVMGYDRYAAICQPLHYAVLMSWRVCGQLAATCIISGFLISLVGTTLVFSLPFCGSNKVNHYFCDISPVIRLACADSYINELVIFIFGVLVLAVPLIFICISYGFIVRTILKIPSAEGKQKAFSTCASHLIVVIVHYGCASFVYLRPSAKFTSGKDRLVTVTYTIITPLLNPMVYSLRNKDVQLAIRKLIGKSGFSLKSL from the coding sequence ATGGCCAATTCCTCTTCTGTCACTGAGTTCCTACTGCTGGGCTTCTCCAGCCTTGGGGAATTGCAGCTTGTCCTCTTCGTGgtctttctctgcctctatttGATTATCCTGAGTGGAAACATCATCATCATATCAGTCATTCACTTGGATCACAGCCTCCACACACCCATGTACTTCTTCCTAGGTGTTCTTTCTATCTCTGAAATCTTCTACACAATCGTTATCCTGCCCAAGATGCTTATCAACCTATTTTCTGTACTCAGGACACTCTCTTTTGTGAGTTGTGCCACCCAGATGTTCTTCTTCCTTGGTTTTGCTGTCACTAACTGCCTGCTTTTGGGAGTGATGGGTTATGACCGTTATGCTGCCATCTGCCAGCCTTTGCACTACGCTGTTCTCATgagctggagagtatgtggacaACTGGCAGCAACTTGTATTATTAGTGGCTTCCTAATATCTCTGGTGGGAACAACCTTGGTCTTTAGCCTCCCTTTCTGCGGCTCCAACAAGGTCAACCACTACTTTTGTGATATTTCACCAGTTATCCGTCTTGCCTGTGCTGACAGCTACATCAATGAACTGGTCATCTTCATCTTTGGGGTCTTGGTGCTTGCTGTGCCCTTGATATTTATCTGCATTTCTTATGGCTTCATTGTCCGCACCATCCTTAAGATTCCATCAGCTGAAGGCAAGCAAAAAGCCTTCTCCACCTGTGCTTCCCATCTCATTGTAGTCATTGTCCATTATGGTTGTGCTTCCTTTGTCTACTTGCGACCCTCAGCCAAATTTACATCAGGCAAAGATAGGCTGGTGACAGTGACCTATACCATCATCACCCCGCTTTTAAATCCCATGGTATACAGCCTCAGGAACAAAGATGTACAGCTGGCTATTCGGAAACTGATTGGAAAGTCTGGGTTTTCTCTTAAGAGTTTATAA